A portion of the Aphelocoma coerulescens isolate FSJ_1873_10779 chromosome 1, UR_Acoe_1.0, whole genome shotgun sequence genome contains these proteins:
- the CHST7 gene encoding carbohydrate sulfotransferase 7 translates to MKGRRRWRGEHRRFAAVLVLYTLLLLLLVPYALDYGARRGRADEEPLLRRCPSLEEALSEWGWEQRPPLDEEEEEDEAGTAGAAGNGSAGTTGKRHIYLHATWRTGSSFLGELFNQHPDVFYLYEPMWHLWQALYPGDALSLQGALRDMLRALFRCDFSVLRLYAAPSGPRDPLAPAPPAADNLTTASIFGWRTNKVICSPPLCPAAPRPRGEIGLVDGAACEETCPPRALRELEAECRKYPVVVIKDVRLLELGALLPLLREPGLNLRVVQLFRDPRAVHNSRLKARQALLRESVQVLRSRHRAEPRGPARHQQQHPLLPPGLLGGGRAPQPQHRAEFFLGGALEVICQAWLRDLLLARRAPGWLRRRYTQLRYEDLVREPRAELRRLLRFAGLTVPPALENFVLNMTRGAAYSSDRPFLISARDAREAVHAWRERLSRQQVRQVEAACGEAMSILAYPLSAGDAR, encoded by the coding sequence ATGAAGGGCCGGCGACGGTGGCGAGGCGAACATCGCCGCTTCGCAGCGGTGCTGGTGCTGTacacgctgctgctgctcctgctggtgcCCTACGCGCTGGACTACGGGGCCAGGCGCGGGCGAGCAGACGAGGAGCCGCTGCTGCGGCGCTGCCCAAGCCTGGAGGAGGCGCTGAGtgagtggggctgggagcagcggcCGCCGctggacgaggaagaggaggaggatgaggcgGGCACGGCCGGGGCGGCGGGTAACGGCAGCGCGGGGACGACGGGGAAGCGGCACATCTACCTGCACGCTACCTGGCGAACGGGCTCCTCTTTCCTCGGGGAGCTCTTCAATCAGCACCCCGACGTCTTCTACCTGTACGAGCCCATGTGGCACCTTTGGCAGGCGCTCTACCCGGGGGACGCGCTGAGCCTACAGGGAGCCCTCCGCGACATGCTGCGCGCCCTCTTCCGATGCGACTTCTCCGTCCTGCGCCTCTACGCCGCCCCGTCCGGCCCCCGCGACCCGctggcccccgccccgcccgccgccgacAACCTCACCACGGCCAGCATCTTCGGCTGGCGGACCAACAAGGTGATCTGCTCGCCGCCGCTCTGCCCcgccgccccgcggccccgcggggAGATCGGGCTCGTCGACGGCGCCGCCTGCGAGGAGACGTGTCCGccgcgggcgctgcgggagctggAGGCCGAGTGCCGCAAGTACCCGGTGGTGGTCATCAAGGACGTgcggctgctggagctgggcgcgctgctgccgctgctgcgggAGCCCGGCCTCAACCTGCGGGTGGTGCAGCTCTTCCGCGACCCCCGCGCCGTCCACAACTCCCGGCTGAAGGCGCGGCAGGCGCTGCTGCGGGAGAGCGTCCAGGTGCTGCGCAGCCGCCACCGCGCcgagccgcggggcccggcccgccaccagcagcagcatcccctgctgccgcccgggctgctgggcggcgggcgggcgccgCAGCCGCAGCACCGCGCCGAGTTCTTCCTCGGCGGCGCGCTGGAGGTGATCTGCCAGGCTTGGCTCCGCGATCTCCTCCTGGCCCGGCGCGCCCCGGGCTGGCTCCGCCGCCGCTACACGCAGCTGCGTTACGAGGACCTGGTGCGAGAGCCCCGCGCCGAGCTGCGCCGCCTGCTGCGCTTCGCCGGGCTGACGGTGCCGCCCGCCCTGGAGAACTTCGTGCTCAACATGACCCGCGGCGCCGCCTACTCCTCCGACCGGCCCTTCCTCATCTCCGCCCGCGACGCGCGGGAGGCCGTCCACGCCTGGCGGGAGCGCCTGAGCCGCCAGCAGGTGCGGCAGGTTGAGGCGGCGTGCGGAGAGGCCATGAGCATTCTCGCCTACCCCCTCAGCGCCGGCGACGCCCGGTAG